The genome window CTATTAAAGCGGTGAGTAACCAGCCCATGAACAGTCGTCCCAAGCCCACGCCATAGTCATCTTTCTTGCTGTAGACATCACACAGGCTGTACGCCGGTAATGAAGCCAGTATGGTAAACGCCGCGAGCACACGGTAGTTGTACTCAAGTTGGCCGGTCTTGAACACGACCAACATAAATAACAGTGCAACGACCAAACCCGAGGCAAGCATCCACTGACCCCAGAACGTCAACCCCTTGGGGGTCAGGTTGCGATGCATTCTAGTGTTATTCAGCATAGTTCTGCTCCCGGTGGTGACCACGCAGGTGGTGGCAGGGTCTAATCACGCGGTGGAATACCCGCACTAAAAGATAGGCACGCGCAGTCGCGTACCCACGGATAGTAATGAACGGCAGGAGGCATTGGCTGACGACTTATAACAAGGTCAGCGGCGTCTTAGTGTGAGGGTGTTATAAATGGGCAGGTAAAAAAATGTGTATTAATAGGCAGGGTGGGTATCAAAGTATCCGTTCTTGTTTTTTTTTTTTTTGGTTTTAACGGCGTGACTGTGTGAGTTCCAGTGGTTTCTTGATTTTTTGTGTAAGGCAATAACCACGGTTTCTCACCGCGCGAAACAAGCGTTCGCCATCGTTGGCACGCTTGAACTTTTCTTGCAGCCGGCTCAGGCACATTTCCAACCCGCGATATAGATCAGGTTCGCGTCCGATATTACGGATCAGCTCCTCTTTGCTGACCACACGCTCTTCATGGTGCAGCATCTTTTTAATCAACGCCGATTCAATGGTTGTCAGTGAAATACGTAAGCCGCCTTTGACCAGAGTGCGGTCATGTTGTGTCAGTAGCCAGAAATCCTGAGGATAAAGTTGAGTTCGCTCAGGAGGTATCTCCGTAGGCCGAGTGGGGCTATTAGGCGTGCTGTCGTGATCCGTTGGCATGGGGAGTCTGGATTCTTGTCGCACAGCGTTAAAAGAGTGTGAGGGTAAGCCAAGTGTGTGGGTAATGACATAGGTTGTCAGGCGCCGGTTGTCGTCGGAGTTGCAGTGTCGAGGATTGTTTGCACGGATTCTAGGGTCTGTTTCTGTTGGCGCGAGTGTATTCAAGTCGTAATTAAATAATTCGGCATTGGGTGTAAAGTCTCGCAGTGCGATGGCCGCA of Pseudomonas azotoformans contains these proteins:
- a CDS encoding winged helix-turn-helix domain-containing protein, whose amino-acid sequence is MSSLKKHTFTPTLAAIALRDFTPNAELFNYDLNTLAPTETDPRIRANNPRHCNSDDNRRLTTYVITHTLGLPSHSFNAVRQESRLPMPTDHDSTPNSPTRPTEIPPERTQLYPQDFWLLTQHDRTLVKGGLRISLTTIESALIKKMLHHEERVVSKEELIRNIGREPDLYRGLEMCLSRLQEKFKRANDGERLFRAVRNRGYCLTQKIKKPLELTQSRR